The following proteins are encoded in a genomic region of Pan troglodytes isolate AG18354 chromosome 2, NHGRI_mPanTro3-v2.0_pri, whole genome shotgun sequence:
- the GP9 gene encoding platelet glycoprotein IX isoform X2, translating to MPAWGALLLLWATAEATKDCPSPCTCRALETMGLWVDCRGHGLTALPALPARTRHLLLANNSLQSVPPGAFDHLPQLQTLDVTQNPWHCDCSLTYLRLWLEDRTPEALLQVRCASPSLAAHGPLGRLTGYQLGSCGWQLQASWVRPGVLWDIALVTVAALGLALLAGLLCATTEALD from the coding sequence ATGCCCGCCTGGGGAGCCCTGTTACTGCTCTGGGCCACAGCAGAGGCCACCAAGGACTGCCCCAGCCCGTGTACCTGCCGCGCCCTGGAAACCATGGGGCTGTGGGTGGACTGCAGGGGCCACGGACTCACGGCCCTGCCTGCCCTGCCGGCCCGCACCCGCCACCTTCTGCTGGCCAACAACAGCCTTCAGTCCGTGCCCCCGGGAGCCTTCGACCACCTGCCCCAGCTGCAGACCCTCGATGTGACGCAGAACCCCTGGCACTGTGACTGCAGCCTCACCTATCTGCGCCTCTGGCTGGAGGACCGCACGCCCGAGGCCCTGCTGCAGGTCCGCTGTGCCAGTCCCAGCCTCGCTGCCCATGGCCCGCTGGGCCGTCTGACAGGCTACCAGCTGGGCAGCTGTGGCTGGCAGCTGCAGGCGTCCTGGGTGCGCCCAGGGGTCTTGTGGGACATAGCGCTGGTCACCGTGGCCGCGCTGGGCCTGGCTCTTCTGGCTGGCCTGCTGTGTGCCACCACAGAGGCCCTGGATTGA
- the GP9 gene encoding platelet glycoprotein IX isoform X1, which produces MSGSAASPVLAIPEDGSRLPGPPSQPLSLQPACPMPAWGALLLLWATAEATKDCPSPCTCRALETMGLWVDCRGHGLTALPALPARTRHLLLANNSLQSVPPGAFDHLPQLQTLDVTQNPWHCDCSLTYLRLWLEDRTPEALLQVRCASPSLAAHGPLGRLTGYQLGSCGWQLQASWVRPGVLWDIALVTVAALGLALLAGLLCATTEALD; this is translated from the coding sequence ATGTCAGGCTCCGCTGCATCCCCAGTGCTTGCCATCCCTGAGGATGGGTCCAGGCTGCCAGGCCCTCCCTCACAGCCCCTCTCTCTGCAGCCAGCCTGTCCCATGCCCGCCTGGGGAGCCCTGTTACTGCTCTGGGCCACAGCAGAGGCCACCAAGGACTGCCCCAGCCCGTGTACCTGCCGCGCCCTGGAAACCATGGGGCTGTGGGTGGACTGCAGGGGCCACGGACTCACGGCCCTGCCTGCCCTGCCGGCCCGCACCCGCCACCTTCTGCTGGCCAACAACAGCCTTCAGTCCGTGCCCCCGGGAGCCTTCGACCACCTGCCCCAGCTGCAGACCCTCGATGTGACGCAGAACCCCTGGCACTGTGACTGCAGCCTCACCTATCTGCGCCTCTGGCTGGAGGACCGCACGCCCGAGGCCCTGCTGCAGGTCCGCTGTGCCAGTCCCAGCCTCGCTGCCCATGGCCCGCTGGGCCGTCTGACAGGCTACCAGCTGGGCAGCTGTGGCTGGCAGCTGCAGGCGTCCTGGGTGCGCCCAGGGGTCTTGTGGGACATAGCGCTGGTCACCGTGGCCGCGCTGGGCCTGGCTCTTCTGGCTGGCCTGCTGTGTGCCACCACAGAGGCCCTGGATTGA